The genome window AAATTTACCTGACGATTGGGTTTGTCCTGTTTGTGGTGCAGGTAAAGAAGAATTTGAATCAGAATAGAAAATTTTTCAGGTAATTGCGTGAACGAACAACCTTTAAAGGTAATAGTTATTGGTGGTGGTGCAGCAGGATTTTTTGGCGCAATTACCTATGCTACTACCTATCCTGACGCTCAAGTTACTTTACTAGAAGCTGGACGCATCCCTTTAGCTAAGGTACGCATTTCTGGTGGTGGTAGGTGTAATGTTACTCATCATTGTTTCGATCCCGTCCAGTTAGTGCAAAATTACCCTAGAGGTGGAAAAGCACTTCGAGGTGCTTTTACTCGTTTTCAGCCCCAGGATACAGTTGCTTGGTTTGAAAACCACGGTGTAGAGTTAAAAACTGAGGCTGATGGGCGAATGTTTCCGGTTACGGATAATTCGGAATCTATTGTCAATTGTCTGCTAAAAGTAGCCAGAGAGGCAAAAGTTCAACTTCGTACTGGTGCAAAAGTAGAGTCAGTAGCAAAGCTTGACTCTGATTTTGAGATTGGGTTGAAAACAGGAGAAAAGTTAATATGTGAAATTGTTTTACTCGCTACGGGTAGCAATCCTACAGGTTATCGTTTTGCTCAATCTCTCGGTCATACTCTTGCTTCTCCAGTACCTTCTTTATTTACTTTTAATATTGTTGACCCTCGTTTGCAAGATTTAGCGGGAATTACTGTGGAAAAAGTAGATTTGCGATTAACTACAGGCAAAAAAAAGTTATCCCAAACAGGTGCTTTACTTATTACCCACTGGGGAATTAGCGGACCTGCTGTCTTAAAACTTTCTGCTTGGGGAGCAAGAATTTTACACGAACATAAATATCAAATGCTCTTGCAAATTAACTGGTTGCCTCAGTATAATTGGGAAAGCTTACGCGATTATTTATTAGCAACTAAAACTCAATATCCTCGCCGTCAAGTGACAACAATTTCCCCAGTTCCGTTACCGAAAAGACTTTGGCAGAGTTTGGTTATGCAATCTGGTATTTCCGAACAACAACGTTGGACAGAATTATCAAAAAAATCTTTAAATAATTTAGTCCGAGAATTAATTCAGGGAAGTTATCAAATTCAAGGAAAAGGTGTTTTTAAAGAAGAATTTGTTACCTGTGGGGGAGTTAATTTGCAAGAAATTAATTTTCAAACAATGGCTAGTAAACTTTGTCCGGGACTTTATTTTGCTGGCGAAATTCTCGATATTGATGGTGTTACTGGTGGCTTTAACTTTCAAAGTGCGTGGACTACAGGTTGGTTAGCAGGTCAAGCAATGGGAAAAAGATAATTATAAGAATAATTTAATTAGCTAGGGTGTGTTTAGATTTCCTGGTAATTATTTGACCAAAAAACACACCCTAGGAAAATTATTAACTATGAGGAATAATATTGGTCTACAAATTTTTGTAGTCCTGCATTATAACCTTGTCCAACAGCTTGAAATCGCCAAGAACCATCTTTTTTATATAAACGTCCAAATTCTACGGCTGTTTCTAAAGAAAAATCTTCTTCTAGTTGGTATTTAGCAACTTCTTTTTCGGTAGATAAGTCATAAATTCGGATATAAGAATTTCTGACTTGTCCAAAATTTTGTTTTCGTGATTCAGCTTCGTGAATAGTAACGACAAAGACTATTTCTGTAATTGAAGGATCTACTTTGGGTAGTTCAACTTCAATAGTTTCGTCATCACCACCACCTTCACCAGTGCGGTTATCTCCTTCAGATTTTACCGCACCATCGGGCGATTGTAAATTGTTGTAGAAAACAAAGTATTTTTCGCTAGGAATTTTTCCATTTGCTCCTAGCATAAATACAGAAACATCTAAGTCAAAATCTGCTCCTGTGTCGCTGACGTTGATATCCCATCCTAAACCAATTCCAGCATACTGTAAGCTAGGTGCCTCTTTGGATAAATCTACTCGCTGTCCTTTACTGAGGTTAATAGACATAATTCCTCTTGGGTTCTACAAGATAAATTTTAGCGAATTTGAGCGACAATTTAATTGTCTGTAAAATAAGTTGATAAGTTATTTAAGTAAATCTTAAGAATTTACCAGATTAAGGGTGAGTTAAGAAAAATTTTAATTTAATTGCTGGTAGAGTTTTTTGCTTGTATTTTATAACTTACCCACCCTAGACAAATCCGAGCTAGTTTTTGTTAACAGTTTTTAAGAATAAGAGTAGACTAAATCTTGTAAACTATTTACTCGGATACCTTCACCGATCGCTGTAACTTGCCAATCGTCATTTTGTCGGGAAACTTCTGCTAAAATCATGCCAGTTTTATCGGTGTAAGATTGTCCAGAAAGATTATAACGGGCAATTTCTCGATTGGTAATTGAATTGACGAGACGAACAAAAGCGTTATTTACTTGTCCAAAATTTTGCTCTCGTTCGAGACATTTATAAATATTAACGGTAAAGACAAGTTTAGTAATTTCTGGAGGAACTAAGGGTAAATTAACGATTACTTGTTCGTCGTCTCCTTCTCCTTCACCTGTGAGATTATCTCCTAAATGAGTAATTGCGCCGGAGGAGTGTTGAAGATTACCATAATAAATGACATTGCTGCGATCGCGTACTTTCCCTTGAGCATTTAAACATAACACAGAAGCATCAAGGTCAAAGTCAGCAGTGTTACTAAAAGCACCGAAAAGTCCCCCACGCTTCTGTTTAACTAAGTCCCAACCTAGTCCACACATTAATTGGGTTAAATCTGGTTCTTCTTTCTTGAGAGAGATCTGTTGTCCTTTCTGAAGATTAATAGTCATCGGAATTTAATGTATAGTTGGCAATGTTTTTATGCTACCTTTGCAAAAGAAAAATTGCTAACTAGAAATTTAGCGATCGCACCAAACGACAAACCTAACAATGAAATTTAGCGAACTGATCGAACAACTCGGAGATTTAGCGACTGAGTGCAATAGCCTTGGTGTTATGCCCGATTGTAACCCGAAAATTGTCGGAGTTACACCGGTGGATGCAGCTACACCTGATACCCTCAGCTACATTGAAGGGGGAAAATTTGCCGCAATGGTCAAGAAAACTGCTGCAACTGCTTTAATTGTGCCACAGGATGAGCAAATTCAGGCAGAAGCGACTCAAAGAGGTATTGCTTGGATTGCGACATCTCAGCCTAGATTACTTTTTGCAATGGCGATCGCACTTTTTTATCAGCCTTATCAACCAAGTCCTGGAATTCATCCTACCGCAGCGATCGCTCCTGGGGTGATTTTAGGGGAAAATGTTTATATTGGTGCTGGTGTGGTTATCGAAACTAAGGTCAAAATTGGTAATGGTGTTTCGATTCATCCGAATGTGGTGATTTATCCCGATGTGGAAATTGGATCTCGCACTACGTTACACGCTAATTGTACAATTCAAGAACGAACTCGCATCGGCAACCATTGTGTCATCCAAAATGGTGCAGTTATCGGTGCAGAAGGTTTTGGTTTTGTTCCAACTCCTCAAGGTTGGTACAAAATGGAACAATCGGGTTATGTCGTCTTAGAAGATAATGTCGAAGTTGGTTGTAATAGTACCATCGATCGTCCCGCCGTGGGCGAAACGAGAATTAAACGTAACACGAAACTAGACAATCTCGTGCATATCGGTCATGGTTGTACTGTGGGACAAAATTGTGCTTTTGCTGCTCAAGTTGGTTTGGCAGGTGGAGTTACAATTGGCAATGGTGTATTATTAGGCGGACAAACAGGAGTTGCTAATCAAGCGAAAGTTGGCGATCGCGCGATCGCTACCGCCAGAGCAGGTATTCATAGTAATATTGAACCTGGAGCAGTAGTTTCTGGCTATCCTGCTATTCCTCATCAAGTTTGGTTGAAAGCTTCTCTTCTCTTCAGTCGTCTCCCAGAAATTTATCAATTCTTTCGTAAATTTAAACGCGAAAAGTCGTAATTACTTAGCAATTATCAGCTAACATTTTCTCAGTTTTCAGGTAATTATAATTTCAGATTATACCGGAGAAGAGAAATTGCCTACAGAAAAACAAGCACTTGCTTCTGTCTTTATCTGTCAACTACTATCTAACTTGTTACAATCTATACATTTATTTCGTTATGACTCATTTCTGAAACAAGTGTATATAATAGCAGGTAAACAAGAAAGCATAGAAATAATTATTTTTGCAGATGGAAATTGGGAGTTTAACAATGACAACACCGAATTTTAAACAAATGAGTCGTTCTGAATTAAAGAAATATATTAGAAATAATCCTACAGATGAGCAAGCAATTCGAGAATTATTTGTCAACCGTCGCAACCCTAACGCTAAACGTTATCCTTACCCTTATGAGATGTCATTTGAAAAAGTAGAGACAATTTTTAAGGATAAAATTAACTCTATAGACTAGGTTTTTTGACAAGGAACTAAGATAAAATTAATCTAACTTTCAACATGAAACTCAAAGTAATTGTTAATCAAGCAGAAGAAGGAGGATATTGGGCTAAAGTACCTGCTTTACCTGGTTGTATCACTGAAGGTGACTCTTGGGAAGAATTAATGGTTAATCTCAAAGATGCAATTGAAGGCTGGTTAGAAGTTGCTAACACTATTCAAGAAACGGAAGCAGGAGAAAAAATTATTGAAATTGCTTTATGACATCTATTTCTGGTAAAAAATTATGTAAAATTTTAGAGAAAAAGGTTAACTTTTGAAACGAATTACAGTAAGTCATCACATTTATCAAAATTCTGGTACTAATCAAATCATTTCTGTTCCAGTTCACAGAAATCAAGATTTAAAAATTGGAACTTTGAAATCTTTGATGAAAGTGGCTGAGTTAACTGAAGAAGATTTAGAATAAATTTCACAAACTAAGAAAAAATAGTAATTCAATTACCATTAAATTTAATGTTATCAAATTTCACTTTGGCTCTCGCTGCAAAATTACTTGATAAACTTACAAATTCCTCGCTCAGAAGTCTTGACAAAATCGCAAAATTCTTGTACTAATTCTTCATCAGGAAAATCTGCTTCTAATTTCGCTACTGCGTCAGAAATATTCAAATTAGACTGATACAATATTTTCAATACTCGCTTTAAAGTTAACCTTTGTTCAGAAGTAAAGCCAGCCCGTCGTAATCCGACGATATTTAAACCCATAATCGTATTACCAGCCAATCCCGGAGTCATGCAAAATGGAGGTATATCGCGTCCCACCGCAGAACCACCGGACATCATTACTAACCTCCCAACTCTGGTAAACTGATGTAGCAAGCAGTTACCGCTAATAAAAGTTTTGTCTCCTACCTCAACATATCCTGCTAATAACGCTCCATTGGCAATAATTACATTATTCCCAACTTTGACGTTATGTCCGAGGTGAGAATTAGCCATCAGTAAGCAATCATTACCTACTTCGGTTGCTGTACCCAGTTTCGTCCCACGATGAATGGTTACTCCCTCGCGAATTGTACAGCGAGATCCAATTTTCACGTAAGTTTCTTCATTCGTAAATTTTAAATCTTGGGGTACATCTCCTAAAACTGCGCCGGAATGTACTTGACAATTCTCTCCTAATGTGGTATTGCGTAAAATAGCCACATGAGAATTGATTACACAACCAGAACCAATGACAACGCGATCGTCAATAAAAGTAAAAGGTCCAATTGTTACATCTTGACCTAACTGAGCGCTCGATGCAACTACTGCGGTTGGGTGAATTGTCACAGGAGTTTACCCAAGAATAAATAACGAATTGGATTGTACCAGTAAAGGCGGGCATTGCCCACCTCAATTACAAATGTAGTTTACTACGTCTGGGCAGTAATTTCTGACTGTAACTCATCTAAACGAGCTAAAACTTCCTGAGAGTGAATTACAGGTTTAACACCGAGGAAGATTTCGCGTAGGATACCCTCTGGATCGATGATATAAGTATGGCGTAACGAGAAAAAGCCTAACCACGAACCATAAGCTTTACTCACCGAACCGTCAGTATCCGCTAATAAAGGAAATTTTAAACCCTCAGAGTCACAAAATTCCCGATGGGAGTCTACATCATTAACACTAACACCAAGAATTTGAGCATTGCGGGTGACGTATTTCGGTAAGTCTTGTTGGAAACGACGCGCTTCTAAAGTACAACCAGAGGTAAAATCAGCAGGATAGAAGTACAAAACTACCCATTTACCTTGATAATCAGAAAGAGAGATTTCTCCGTCTCCGGTGTTAGTAGGAAGTGTAAATTCGGGGGCTGGCTGATTAAGTTCCGGCTGAGTTCCGCCTAAAGCCCACACCGTAGGAGTAAAATTAAACCAAGTGGCGATCGCTAAACTAATCGCTAAAACAATTTTCAGTAGATTACGACGAGACATAAGCTAAGAGAATGATAACTCGTTTAACATAAGTTTACATTCTTCTGGTTCCAAGCTACAGATGTTATACCAATTTGCTTTATCTACATAAAATTGTGTAGAGACGTTGCATGCAACGTCTCTACAAAGTCTGTATCTGTAAGAAAACGGTATTATCTAGACAAATTACTTTCAAATTTCTACAAATCTAGATATTATCTTACTTAAATTATCAGCAACAATTAAGCTAATTAATATAGCAGAGAACGAGTTCTTAGAAGCTCCTAATTTTCGGAAAAGTTTGCTAGAATAAGCTGCGATGGTTGTTCACTGTTCACTGTTCACTGTTCACTGTTCACTGTTTACTGTTTACTGTTATAACTACTCTTTCGCCATAATTCAGTAACCTTTCTAAACTCGCTAAACGATTTGACCAAACTTGAACTTGATAAGGTTTTTCCCTTGCTTGTGACTCCATCCAACCAGAAAAATTACCTCGAAAAGCAGCTAAAGCAACCTTAGCTGCTGATAAATTTTCCGCCGAAGGTTCCGCCGCCAATTTATCTAAAGTTACGGCTAATTTATCCACTTCTTGACTCCATTCTCTCATCACTGATTTAGACATCGCTAAATTATTATTTAACAACAAAAATATCCATTCTTGTTGTAACGCTTGATAGCGAGAAGCCGCCGCCGCAAAAGGTTCTCGATGAGGTAAAGGTTGCTGTTGTTTCGGACTACTTCTAAACTGAGATTCGAGATTATTATTCAGATTTTCCGCCGCAAATAAAGCATAACCTCCCGTAGGCGAATTTCGTAATAATTGCATTTGGTCAATTGCTACTACATCGGGAAGATTTAATAAACGTATTCCTGGTAAAAGAAGTGTTGATTTTAACAAAGCAGGATTGTAAAGTGGTTCAGTCATTTCCTCCAATTTTTCTGTATTTTCAGCATAAGTCATCGGCACCATAATGTCGATATTGCCGCGATTTGCCCATTCTTCCCAGTTTTGTTGAATTTTATTTAAACGTTCTTGTTTGGGAATAGGAAATACCGCCGCCGAAATAATTAAATCTGGGCGTTTTTGGCGCAATCTTTGGAAAGCAGTCGCGACAAAACTATCAACTTGCTGAATGCGAAATTCAGTCCATTTTTGCCAGAGAGAATGACGTGGAGAAAGACTTTTTGGGTCAACTCCACTTAGTTCTTTAAATAAGGTATTTGCTGCTTGACTATAACCGTGACTTTGGTTATTATTTGGGTCTTGAAAAGGATAACGAATATAATCAAATTGAATGCCATCTACATCATATTTAGTGGCAATTTCTTCGAGTAAAGATAATAAATAACTGCGAGCTTCTGAATTAGCTGGATCGAGAAAAGCCTTTTTGCTGTTAGGATGAAATAAATTGCCTCGGTTATCGCGAATTGCCCAATCTGGACGAGCAGCTAAAACGGGTCCAGGATAATTAATTGGCTGACCAATAATAGGATTATGACGTTGATTAGCAGTAGCAAAAATCCACACCCAAGCGTGTAATTCCATCCCACGAGATCGCGCTAATTTAATTGCTGCTGCTAAGGGGTCCCAACCTTTAGTTAAAGGATTTTGTTCGGGTGCAACTTGACTCGGATAAATTGGATAACCCGCATTAACAGTTTCAAAGAAAACAGTATTAATACCTGCTGCTGCCATGCGATCGAAAATGCGTGCTAAATCCTGTTCAGATTTAGCTTGAACAATCGTACCGCGATCGAGCCACATCGCCCTAATTTCTGCCCCATGTGCTGCTACCGGATAATTATCGAGTAAACTACGTCGTGCTTGCTGCCACTCACTACGGGCGCGATCGTAGTTTTGTGTTTCAATAGATTGGACGAAATTTTGCAATCCCGATCGCGCCTGTTCTAAAGCTTGATTCGTGCTAGGATTTTTAACTTGAGGCGATTTCTCAGATTGTTCCACCGCTTCAGTAGTTGACAAATTCAGCTTTTTGTGAGTGAGATCCGCAGCCAAAATTGCACTTTCATACCTACCGATTAAACTTGTCAACTCTTCGCGCATAGCGACAACTTGACGAGCCGCAATTGGCGTTCCTCGACTTGTAGGAGGACTCGGTTGAGGTTGAGAGTTGCGAGGAGGTAAAGCCGCCCTAGGGGTACTAGGAGGGGAATTATTTACCGTAGGATTCGAGTTAGGACGATTTTGTCGAGGAGGGAGAGAAGCAGTATCGATGACATTTATCGCACTTGGTTCACTCGCAGCCACACTACCACCATTACAAGCACCCAAACTTTTTCCCGAAGCCGCCGTAAAACTGCCGTAGCGCCCCACAGCCGCTTCCAACCAAGCCGCATCAATTTCCGCAGTGGAAGCCGTATCAACACCCCAACGCCAACCCAAAAACGTCGAATTTTCCGTTGTAATCACCGCCGGAGGAGTCCCATCAGATTGCCAAACCGCCGCCGTAGAGGAATTCAAACCAGCCGGAATAACTACACCACCACGCAGAGTACCAGAAAGATTCTTTTTGCGTACCCAAATTTGCTGTCTGGTGCGTAAAGGATCGAGGGTTGCGGGACTAGAAAGAGGAAAACCCCAATAAGCACCGAGTAGCGATCGCAACTGAGAACGGACATTAGCTTGAGATAAACTTCCTGTCGGACCGCTAGCGATCGTACGTCCGCCTAAATTTACCCAAGATTGTAAAGCCTGTACCTGTTCTCCTGTCATTGTTTCCACATTGGGAATTAACAGTACCCCTACTCCAGTTAAATCCTCAGCTTCATCTAAATTGGCTAATTCTACGACACAATAATCAAACCCCGTCGCTTGCAATCGCGAAACAATTCCTTGCCATTGTTGAGCATTTTCCGGACTTCTGACTACACCCAATCTACCCGTTTCTGCACTTTTCCCCGGAGCAGGAAAAAAACTAAATAATAGCAACCAGGAGATAAAAAAAAAGCCAATTTTGCTGACTTGAGAACTTAACCCAAAATTCTTATTCCGATGCTGAGAATTTTTCGTTAGGTAACTAAAAATTAGCTTGCTTTTGATACCGATTTTGTCTTCAACCTGGGAAAGGTTTGTGTTTGCCACCTTCTTTGTGATTGTCCGGTTAATTAGCGTCATTTCTCACCAAGTTCAGCCTAATTTTTCGGCAAATTAATCGCTCTAAGGATGATTTTCAACTTAGAGCGTAGGAGTACAGAATTCAATCTGCTTGCATCATCTAAGATAGACATCATCAGTGGCACCGAGCAAACTTTTAGATTGGGAAACGCTCGATCTGAACCACAGCTTGACGGGCATTTTGCTCTAAAGCTTCAGAAACGCCAGGAATTTGTGGAATTTGCCAAAGCACATCTACCGTACGACGGAACATTCTCACCAAATCGCCATCATCCAAACTTGTATTTTCGCACAATTGATTCCATTCCAGACTACCATCAGCGATCGCCCAATTTTCCACCAAAGCCACCAGATCGTCTTCCAGCCAAACTGGGATAGCCACATCATAGCGATGCTGAACTTGAATTAACTTCCGACGCTGTTGGCGTAAACTATCCAAAGTGGCGATTACTTCTGGAGAACAGCGATAATTAGTCCAACTGTCAGGTTTAGGAGGTTCGCTAATCAAAGCGCAAACCGCAGCCGCTAATTGTGCTGGCTTTAATCGATCCAACGCTCCCGATATAAAAGCTAACCCTAACCAAAGTTCATTATCACAGCGAATCGCCGCCGCCGCTTGTCCTAATTTGGTGGGAGTGTATTCCGTAAGCGCATCAAACTCTTGTAATACCTTGACCAAATTGAGAAATTCTTGCCAATAATAGGAACCGCGAGACTTTTGTTTGCGATAATTAACTTGTAGTTGATGAATTTTTTCCCGTAATTTTCTGGCGCGATCGCTGCGTTTAATTAAACTACTTGGTTTACCTAATTCATTTAAAGGATGATTTGCCAGTTGTTCTTCTACTGACTCAATCCGCAACCTTTGTTCTTTTACTTCCGGAGCTTCCCAAATTGCCTCTAAATTTTTCGGCAGATTTTTCGCAATTTGAGCAGTTTCCGGAGCGCCTTTTTTCGAGCCACCTAATTGACAAGGTAAATCGTTAGGAGGAGCTAAATTTTTCAAATCCAATTCGGGTAAAGTAGTTTTGTCTATACCCACAACATCAACACTAGAAACCACATACCAGCGATTATTTGCTGCCAAACAAACCAAATAAATCAGATTACCCCGTCCCGGTACTCGACAAACCAATACTGCTGGGATGGGAGAACTTACCTTAACGTGTTTACCTTTGAGATCAAGAATTTTGCCTAGTTTAACTCGCTCTAGCTCGGATCTAATTTCTTGAATTCTGACTGACTCAGCTTGTTGTTGTAAAGTTTTCGCTAAACGACGTTCTTCCCGAAGTCGTTCCTTAAGTTTTTTATAGCTAGAAATTTGTTCAATATCCAAGTTAGCTAATTCGATTTCCAGCTTAGCTAGTTGCGTCGTTAATTCAGCAATTTCTTGCAGTTGAGGATCGAGTTTTTGTCTAGCCAAATATTCAGCAAAGCTACCTTCAAGTAATTTCTCAACTTCTTCCAAAGCATGAGTTTGCAGTAAATTCAGTACCATACCATAAGAAGGAGCAAACCAACTTCGCAGTGGTTCCGGTTCCGCAGTCGCCAGATAAGCACCTTCTTTGGCTCCCTCAAAAGGAGTTTGGGAGATCGTCACATGACCTACAGTATCCATACCGCGTCTTCCAGCCCTACCAGCAACCTGTAAAAATTCAGAAGGTGTGAGCAATCGATGACCATCATCACTTCTTTTCGACAGCGAGGAAATTACTACAGTCCGAGCAGGCATATTAATTCCTGCGGCTAAAGTTGAAGTAGCAAAAACTACCTTTACCAAACCCATCTCAAACAGTCGTTCCACCAACTCTTTCCAAGCAGGTAAAATTCCCGCATGATGAGCAGCAATACCTTTTTTCAGAGGTTCGACTTGGTTCGATCTTGCTGCTTCGTGAGGATTTTGCGCTAAAAATTCATCTACCAGCTTGGATAGCTCAGCCGCTTCTCGAGCATTTACTAGCTGAAAATCGCTATCCTCAGCTAAATTAATTACCGCGCGATCGCAACCCCGACGATTAAAGATCAAGTAAATTGCTGGGAGCATATCCCGTTGCTGTAACTGCTCGACTATCAAAGCAATACTGGGACAATCTTCTCGTCTGGGTCGTCTTGGAGCCTGCTTTCCTTTAGCATAAGGCTTCAAGCGAGGATTAATATCTGTTTGCTTTTTATTGAGTAAAGGAAACAATCCCTTATTATTACTAAAGTAAAACTTTAAAGGAACCGGACGATAGTTAGAGTTAATTAAGACCGTCGAACCATGTACTTGATCGATCCAATCAGTAAGTTCTCCAGGATTACCAATCGTTGCCGAAAGCGCTAGCAACTGAATTTGCGGGGGACAATAGATAATCGATTCTTCCCAAACTGTACCTCGTTGGCGATCGCTCAAATAATGGCACTCATCTAAAACTACTGCTTCTACATCCGCTACAGTTGTACCCACCTGTCCAATCGGAGTTCCATAAAGCATATTCCGGAAAATCTCCGTCGTCATCACCAAAATCGGCGCTCCAACGTTAATTAAAATATCCCCGGTAATTAAACCAACTTGCTTCTGACCAAAAGACGAGCAAAAATCGCGAAACTTTTGATTAGAGAGAGCTTTAAGAGGAGTAGTGTAGAAAAGCCGCTTCCCTCTAACCAAAGCACGATGAATCGCGTACTCAGCAATGACAGTTTTTCCCGAACCCGTCGGCGCACAAACCACAATGGATTTATTATCGTCCCAAGCAGCGATCGCTTTCTTTTGGAAATCATCCAGTTTAAAGGGAAATAAGGTATTTAAATTTAATACTGAGGTG of Oscillatoria salina IIICB1 contains these proteins:
- a CDS encoding glycoside hydrolase family 10 protein; amino-acid sequence: MANTNLSQVEDKIGIKSKLIFSYLTKNSQHRNKNFGLSSQVSKIGFFFISWLLLFSFFPAPGKSAETGRLGVVRSPENAQQWQGIVSRLQATGFDYCVVELANLDEAEDLTGVGVLLIPNVETMTGEQVQALQSWVNLGGRTIASGPTGSLSQANVRSQLRSLLGAYWGFPLSSPATLDPLRTRQQIWVRKKNLSGTLRGGVVIPAGLNSSTAAVWQSDGTPPAVITTENSTFLGWRWGVDTASTAEIDAAWLEAAVGRYGSFTAASGKSLGACNGGSVAASEPSAINVIDTASLPPRQNRPNSNPTVNNSPPSTPRAALPPRNSQPQPSPPTSRGTPIAARQVVAMREELTSLIGRYESAILAADLTHKKLNLSTTEAVEQSEKSPQVKNPSTNQALEQARSGLQNFVQSIETQNYDRARSEWQQARRSLLDNYPVAAHGAEIRAMWLDRGTIVQAKSEQDLARIFDRMAAAGINTVFFETVNAGYPIYPSQVAPEQNPLTKGWDPLAAAIKLARSRGMELHAWVWIFATANQRHNPIIGQPINYPGPVLAARPDWAIRDNRGNLFHPNSKKAFLDPANSEARSYLLSLLEEIATKYDVDGIQFDYIRYPFQDPNNNQSHGYSQAANTLFKELSGVDPKSLSPRHSLWQKWTEFRIQQVDSFVATAFQRLRQKRPDLIISAAVFPIPKQERLNKIQQNWEEWANRGNIDIMVPMTYAENTEKLEEMTEPLYNPALLKSTLLLPGIRLLNLPDVVAIDQMQLLRNSPTGGYALFAAENLNNNLESQFRSSPKQQQPLPHREPFAAAASRYQALQQEWIFLLLNNNLAMSKSVMREWSQEVDKLAVTLDKLAAEPSAENLSAAKVALAAFRGNFSGWMESQAREKPYQVQVWSNRLASLERLLNYGERVVITVNSKQ
- the lpxD gene encoding UDP-3-O-(3-hydroxymyristoyl)glucosamine N-acyltransferase produces the protein MKFSELIEQLGDLATECNSLGVMPDCNPKIVGVTPVDAATPDTLSYIEGGKFAAMVKKTAATALIVPQDEQIQAEATQRGIAWIATSQPRLLFAMAIALFYQPYQPSPGIHPTAAIAPGVILGENVYIGAGVVIETKVKIGNGVSIHPNVVIYPDVEIGSRTTLHANCTIQERTRIGNHCVIQNGAVIGAEGFGFVPTPQGWYKMEQSGYVVLEDNVEVGCNSTIDRPAVGETRIKRNTKLDNLVHIGHGCTVGQNCAFAAQVGLAGGVTIGNGVLLGGQTGVANQAKVGDRAIATARAGIHSNIEPGAVVSGYPAIPHQVWLKASLLFSRLPEIYQFFRKFKREKS
- a CDS encoding DUF6887 family protein, translating into MTTPNFKQMSRSELKKYIRNNPTDEQAIRELFVNRRNPNAKRYPYPYEMSFEKVETIFKDKINSID
- a CDS encoding TerD family protein, which codes for MSINLSKGQRVDLSKEAPSLQYAGIGLGWDINVSDTGADFDLDVSVFMLGANGKIPSEKYFVFYNNLQSPDGAVKSEGDNRTGEGGGDDETIEVELPKVDPSITEIVFVVTIHEAESRKQNFGQVRNSYIRIYDLSTEKEVAKYQLEEDFSLETAVEFGRLYKKDGSWRFQAVGQGYNAGLQKFVDQYYSS
- a CDS encoding type II toxin-antitoxin system HicB family antitoxin, with translation MKLKVIVNQAEEGGYWAKVPALPGCITEGDSWEELMVNLKDAIEGWLEVANTIQETEAGEKIIEIAL
- a CDS encoding DUF6888 family protein — protein: MPTEKQALASVFICQLLSNLLQSIHLFRYDSFLKQVYIIAGKQESIEIIIFADGNWEFNNDNTEF
- a CDS encoding peroxiredoxin: MSRRNLLKIVLAISLAIATWFNFTPTVWALGGTQPELNQPAPEFTLPTNTGDGEISLSDYQGKWVVLYFYPADFTSGCTLEARRFQQDLPKYVTRNAQILGVSVNDVDSHREFCDSEGLKFPLLADTDGSVSKAYGSWLGFFSLRHTYIIDPEGILREIFLGVKPVIHSQEVLARLDELQSEITAQT
- a CDS encoding type II toxin-antitoxin system HicA family toxin, which codes for MKRITVSHHIYQNSGTNQIISVPVHRNQDLKIGTLKSLMKVAELTEEDLE
- the lpxA gene encoding acyl-ACP--UDP-N-acetylglucosamine O-acyltransferase; its protein translation is MTIHPTAVVASSAQLGQDVTIGPFTFIDDRVVIGSGCVINSHVAILRNTTLGENCQVHSGAVLGDVPQDLKFTNEETYVKIGSRCTIREGVTIHRGTKLGTATEVGNDCLLMANSHLGHNVKVGNNVIIANGALLAGYVEVGDKTFISGNCLLHQFTRVGRLVMMSGGSAVGRDIPPFCMTPGLAGNTIMGLNIVGLRRAGFTSEQRLTLKRVLKILYQSNLNISDAVAKLEADFPDEELVQEFCDFVKTSERGICKFIK
- a CDS encoding TerD family protein: MTINLQKGQQISLKKEEPDLTQLMCGLGWDLVKQKRGGLFGAFSNTADFDLDASVLCLNAQGKVRDRSNVIYYGNLQHSSGAITHLGDNLTGEGEGDDEQVIVNLPLVPPEITKLVFTVNIYKCLEREQNFGQVNNAFVRLVNSITNREIARYNLSGQSYTDKTGMILAEVSRQNDDWQVTAIGEGIRVNSLQDLVYSYS
- a CDS encoding BaiN/RdsA family NAD(P)/FAD-dependent oxidoreductase — encoded protein: MNEQPLKVIVIGGGAAGFFGAITYATTYPDAQVTLLEAGRIPLAKVRISGGGRCNVTHHCFDPVQLVQNYPRGGKALRGAFTRFQPQDTVAWFENHGVELKTEADGRMFPVTDNSESIVNCLLKVAREAKVQLRTGAKVESVAKLDSDFEIGLKTGEKLICEIVLLATGSNPTGYRFAQSLGHTLASPVPSLFTFNIVDPRLQDLAGITVEKVDLRLTTGKKKLSQTGALLITHWGISGPAVLKLSAWGARILHEHKYQMLLQINWLPQYNWESLRDYLLATKTQYPRRQVTTISPVPLPKRLWQSLVMQSGISEQQRWTELSKKSLNNLVRELIQGSYQIQGKGVFKEEFVTCGGVNLQEINFQTMASKLCPGLYFAGEILDIDGVTGGFNFQSAWTTGWLAGQAMGKR